In Maridesulfovibrio sp., a single genomic region encodes these proteins:
- a CDS encoding redoxin domain-containing protein, with amino-acid sequence MSCENYEEVITQAAIGEKVPDFTVEAYDPEDCGFCEVSFEEIRKAGKWLVLFFYPADFTFVCPTELADLANKHAELQKLGCEVVSVSTDTKFVHLAWKNDERLLKDVKFKMAADPTGEVSDFFSVYDHTTGQALRGTFIVNPDGVLVSSEVNYYNVGRNAEELVRKVEANVYLKDHPAEACPARWTPGDKTLTPSEKLVGKVYEELNGD; translated from the coding sequence ATGAGTTGTGAAAATTATGAAGAAGTTATTACACAGGCTGCTATCGGAGAAAAAGTTCCCGATTTCACAGTAGAAGCATACGACCCTGAAGATTGCGGCTTCTGCGAAGTCAGCTTTGAAGAAATCAGGAAAGCCGGAAAGTGGCTGGTCCTGTTCTTCTACCCCGCAGACTTCACCTTTGTCTGCCCGACGGAACTGGCCGACCTTGCAAATAAGCATGCCGAACTGCAGAAACTCGGTTGCGAAGTGGTTTCCGTATCCACGGATACCAAGTTCGTACATCTCGCCTGGAAGAACGACGAGCGGTTGCTCAAGGACGTAAAGTTCAAGATGGCTGCTGACCCCACTGGCGAAGTTTCCGACTTCTTCAGTGTCTACGACCACACCACAGGGCAGGCTCTCAGAGGAACCTTTATCGTGAATCCTGACGGGGTTCTGGTGTCATCCGAAGTCAACTACTACAATGTCGGCCGCAATGCCGAAGAACTCGTTCGCAAGGTAGAAGCAAATGTCTACCTCAAGGATCACCCGGCAGAAGCCTGCCCGGCACGCTGGACCCCCGGCGACAAGACTCTGACCCCCAGCGAAAAGCTGGTCGGAAAGGTATACGAAGAACTTAACGGAGATTAA
- a CDS encoding FAD-dependent oxidoreductase: MSSLSAEDRYRNFIPDESRQYLEKMFAGFKRNVAIEIYTKEGLHNEYNEFSLKLCRALNVMSDKIELREFAMDSEEGRERKIIASPTILIAPDKYDIRFLGAPAGEEGRALVEALNLASKGEEGISESAMEILGKLKGNRLVKIFSSPSCPYCPGQAINAFKAAVGRPDKVSAWCISTLDNENMARQYNVGSVPHTDINDTATFKGLEPEDQFMIQLLYMKPLKEIMEENRKEPEQQEEKEYEDVDLVIIGGGPAGMSAGIYAKRSGLSCVILEKQGVGGQVALTPKVENYPGFTHIQGFELVEILGAHAREYTRINQFVEVRDIKAGERFEIATDDTVYRAKGILLATGVNVRMLGVPGEDKFYGHGVSYCATCDGNFYRGGKAVVVGGGNTALTDALHLKHLGVETTIIHRRDRFRAEKVLQDSVEREGIKVIWNSEVTEIIGDKQVESVRVKNNEDGSETTLDTDVVFVAIGHTANTSLAQKLGVELREDGFIKVDAGQRTSVERVYAAGDVTGGVRQIIIATGQGAAAALTAFDDFARTFSEEKKMPVNIW, translated from the coding sequence ATGAGTTCACTCAGTGCAGAAGATCGGTATCGCAATTTCATCCCGGACGAGAGTCGGCAGTATCTTGAAAAAATGTTCGCCGGTTTCAAGCGCAATGTCGCCATTGAGATTTATACCAAAGAAGGGTTGCACAACGAATATAATGAATTTTCCCTTAAGCTCTGTCGGGCCCTGAATGTCATGAGTGACAAAATCGAGCTCAGGGAGTTTGCGATGGATAGCGAGGAGGGGCGTGAGCGCAAAATAATTGCTTCCCCGACAATCCTCATTGCGCCGGACAAGTACGATATACGTTTTCTGGGTGCTCCTGCCGGTGAAGAAGGCCGTGCTCTGGTCGAGGCCTTGAACCTTGCTTCCAAGGGTGAGGAGGGGATTTCCGAAAGCGCAATGGAAATTCTCGGCAAACTCAAGGGAAACAGGCTGGTAAAGATTTTTTCCAGCCCGTCCTGCCCGTATTGCCCCGGCCAGGCCATCAACGCTTTCAAGGCTGCTGTGGGCAGGCCGGATAAGGTTTCGGCCTGGTGCATTTCAACTCTCGATAATGAGAATATGGCCCGCCAGTATAACGTAGGATCAGTTCCGCATACCGATATAAATGATACCGCCACGTTCAAGGGGCTGGAGCCGGAAGACCAGTTCATGATCCAGCTTCTGTACATGAAGCCGCTCAAGGAGATTATGGAAGAGAATCGCAAGGAACCGGAGCAGCAGGAAGAAAAGGAATACGAAGATGTCGATCTGGTGATCATCGGCGGAGGACCCGCCGGTATGAGTGCCGGAATATATGCGAAGCGCAGCGGCCTTAGTTGCGTTATTCTTGAAAAGCAGGGTGTCGGTGGTCAGGTGGCCCTGACTCCGAAGGTGGAGAATTATCCGGGGTTCACGCACATTCAGGGTTTTGAACTCGTGGAAATTTTAGGTGCCCATGCCCGTGAATATACCCGGATCAATCAATTCGTAGAGGTCCGGGACATCAAGGCGGGAGAGCGTTTCGAGATTGCGACTGATGACACGGTCTACCGGGCCAAGGGGATTCTGCTGGCAACCGGTGTGAATGTGCGCATGCTGGGCGTGCCGGGTGAAGATAAATTCTACGGCCACGGGGTAAGCTACTGCGCCACCTGTGACGGCAATTTCTACCGAGGCGGTAAGGCTGTGGTGGTCGGCGGTGGAAACACGGCCCTGACCGATGCCCTGCACTTGAAGCATCTTGGAGTGGAAACGACCATCATCCATCGCCGCGACAGATTCAGGGCTGAGAAGGTGCTGCAGGATTCAGTTGAGCGCGAAGGAATCAAGGTGATCTGGAATAGCGAGGTTACCGAGATAATCGGTGATAAGCAGGTTGAGTCCGTGCGGGTGAAGAATAATGAAGACGGAAGTGAAACAACGCTTGATACCGACGTTGTCTTTGTCGCCATCGGACATACCGCCAACACATCCCTTGCGCAAAAACTTGGGGTGGAACTGCGTGAAGACGGTTTCATCAAGGTTGATGCCGGACAGCGTACCAGCGTCGAACGGGTTTACGCTGCCGGAGATGTCACCGGCGGAGTGCGGCAGATCATAATCGCCACCGGGCAGGGGGCCGCTGCGGCGCTCACCGCGTTCGATGATTTTGCCCGGACTTTTTCGGAAGAAAAGAAAATGCCCGTAAATATCTGGTGA
- a CDS encoding helix-turn-helix domain-containing protein yields the protein MKNQDKSLTPSPTLYTVREIADTLRIHPRTAYRLIQEGRIRGIKVGSQWRVPESSLLEYIENGLTVPKKKKSGDDKKGPEQLKLPI from the coding sequence TTGAAAAATCAGGACAAGTCTTTGACTCCCTCGCCTACACTCTACACGGTGCGTGAGATCGCTGACACGCTGAGAATCCATCCCAGAACCGCCTACCGGCTGATTCAGGAGGGACGGATTCGAGGTATCAAGGTCGGCAGCCAGTGGCGTGTTCCGGAAAGTTCGTTGCTGGAATACATAGAAAACGGACTCACGGTACCGAAGAAGAAAAAGTCTGGAGATGACAAGAAAGGCCCTGAACAACTGAAACTGCCCATTTGA
- a CDS encoding HIT family protein: protein MSNQDCIFCKIVAGEIPCFKIYETDRLLSFLDIGPVHKGHALVIPKEHYRDIWDLPADLGSEIITATKIAGDAIVKATGADGLNLIMNNNEAAGQLVFHAHMHMIPRFREDGLRHWDQSSYESMDEAQDLALKIEKMIKR, encoded by the coding sequence ATGAGTAATCAGGACTGCATATTCTGCAAGATAGTAGCCGGAGAAATACCGTGTTTCAAAATATACGAAACGGACCGGCTGTTGAGCTTTCTGGACATAGGCCCGGTACACAAGGGACATGCTCTTGTAATACCCAAAGAGCATTACCGTGACATATGGGACCTCCCGGCAGATCTCGGCAGTGAAATCATTACTGCAACCAAGATTGCCGGTGATGCCATAGTAAAAGCTACCGGCGCAGACGGGCTTAATCTTATAATGAACAACAATGAAGCTGCCGGGCAACTTGTTTTCCATGCCCACATGCACATGATCCCCCGCTTCAGGGAGGACGGCCTAAGGCACTGGGACCAAAGCAGCTATGAAAGCATGGATGAGGCCCAGGACCTTGCATTAAAGATAGAAAAGATGATAAAGAGATAA
- a CDS encoding integration host factor subunit alpha, producing MATGNTLTKASVVDYIYEKTDRNRAEIKELVESILDIMKKAIKSDHAMLVSGFGKFEAYDKNARKGRNPQTNEAITLPARKVVVFRLSRKFRSELNG from the coding sequence ATGGCTACCGGAAACACCCTTACTAAAGCCAGCGTTGTTGATTACATCTACGAAAAAACCGACCGGAACAGAGCTGAAATCAAAGAGCTGGTGGAATCCATTCTGGACATCATGAAAAAGGCGATCAAAAGCGATCATGCCATGCTGGTCAGTGGTTTCGGCAAATTCGAAGCCTACGACAAGAACGCACGCAAGGGCCGCAATCCCCAGACCAATGAAGCCATTACACTGCCTGCACGCAAGGTTGTGGTCTTCAGGCTCTCCCGCAAATTCAGGTCGGAGCTTAACGGCTAG
- a CDS encoding arginine deiminase family protein: MFSKAIVRTPSRSMGRGITEAGLGCPNMDMALAQHKNYTNYLKNAGIHVTELAPVEEYPDSVFVEDTAVMIPFSGGTAVFLTCPGAAPRRGEVEAISAAVSAYTEETIRMEGDGLMEGGDVLLMGRTFYVGIDTRTNRSGYEQFASAAKRFGLTAVPVPFDRGMPHLKTELSALDAETLIMSRRFAEREEFAGFRKIIIPEGESYSANCLYLGEKLLAPAGFPATAEMLDKNGFTPDFIEMSEFRKMDGGLTCLSLRW, encoded by the coding sequence ATGTTCAGTAAAGCCATTGTCAGAACGCCTTCACGCAGTATGGGCCGGGGAATAACCGAGGCAGGACTCGGCTGTCCTAATATGGACATGGCCCTTGCCCAGCATAAAAACTACACGAACTACCTTAAAAATGCGGGAATCCATGTAACCGAGCTTGCGCCGGTAGAGGAATACCCGGATTCGGTTTTCGTGGAGGACACTGCGGTCATGATCCCCTTCAGCGGTGGAACAGCGGTATTTCTGACCTGTCCGGGAGCCGCCCCCAGACGCGGAGAAGTGGAAGCCATCAGCGCGGCAGTCAGTGCATACACAGAGGAAACAATCCGTATGGAAGGTGACGGTCTGATGGAAGGCGGAGATGTGCTGCTCATGGGACGGACGTTTTATGTGGGCATAGACACCAGAACCAACCGCTCCGGTTATGAGCAGTTTGCCAGCGCCGCAAAACGGTTCGGGCTCACGGCCGTACCAGTACCCTTTGACCGGGGAATGCCGCACCTGAAAACGGAACTTTCCGCCCTTGATGCCGAGACACTGATTATGAGTCGACGTTTTGCAGAAAGGGAAGAATTCGCCGGCTTCAGGAAAATAATTATTCCAGAAGGGGAATCATACTCGGCCAACTGCCTTTATCTGGGCGAAAAACTGCTTGCCCCGGCCGGTTTTCCAGCCACAGCGGAAATGCTTGATAAGAACGGATTCACCCCGGACTTCATCGAGATGTCCGAATTCCGCAAAATGGACGGAGGACTCACCTGCCTGTCCCTGCGCTGGTAA
- a CDS encoding methyltransferase domain-containing protein: MSDLTYAKVEVMVWNGVDAEKFDTWFKTPEGGFALEQEVLIMDSLISAWPRRKRKLLEIGCGTGLFLDHLYRCGFDITGVDRSPVMLEAARKRLGNRASLHLCNGESLPFDDNEFDFTLLWTVLEFCSDPVAMLSEAARVSAGGLLVGFLNRHSIYFFTHGRMWAWASPSTLRSAHWYSPSEMRRMIKDGSGYSPAAIRSVLPGPMWSWKDRTPWKQLNGIIYPPYFGAFTACRVDFSNRRPMNPLHAWKHIPPVATMAKSKQLKPECFHDSEQG; this comes from the coding sequence GTGTCTGATTTAACATATGCAAAGGTGGAAGTTATGGTCTGGAACGGCGTGGACGCTGAAAAATTCGATACCTGGTTCAAGACTCCCGAGGGCGGTTTTGCTCTGGAGCAGGAAGTCCTGATCATGGACAGCCTTATTTCCGCATGGCCCCGGCGCAAGCGTAAGCTTCTTGAAATCGGCTGCGGTACGGGGCTTTTCCTCGACCATCTTTATCGGTGCGGTTTTGATATCACCGGTGTTGATCGTTCTCCCGTAATGCTTGAGGCTGCGCGGAAAAGACTTGGCAACCGGGCCTCCCTGCACCTGTGCAACGGCGAGAGCCTGCCTTTCGACGACAATGAATTCGATTTTACCCTGCTCTGGACCGTTCTGGAATTCTGCTCCGATCCCGTGGCAATGCTTTCGGAAGCAGCGAGGGTTTCCGCCGGGGGGCTGCTTGTGGGGTTCCTGAACAGGCATTCCATCTATTTTTTCACTCACGGCAGGATGTGGGCATGGGCATCTCCCAGCACACTTCGTTCGGCACACTGGTATTCTCCATCTGAAATGCGCAGGATGATCAAGGACGGCAGCGGCTACAGTCCGGCTGCAATCCGCTCGGTACTGCCCGGACCGATGTGGAGCTGGAAAGACAGAACTCCCTGGAAACAGTTGAACGGGATAATCTATCCCCCGTATTTCGGAGCATTCACCGCCTGCCGGGTTGATTTCAGCAACCGCAGGCCCATGAATCCTTTGCACGCCTGGAAGCATATCCCTCCGGTAGCAACCATGGCAAAAAGCAAGCAGCTGAAGCCTGAATGCTTTCACGATTCGGAACAGGGTTGA
- a CDS encoding glycosyltransferase family 2 protein codes for MSLQIGCRAKHVNVCNGMEKYKQMVNGKKVVMVMPAYNAASTLKKTIDELPPDVVDDILLVDDCSRDDTVAQAERLGLRTVVHDCNTGYGGNQKTCYRTALEMGADVVVMVHPDYQYTPLIISAMVSPIANGVFDCMLGSRILGTGALKGGMPRYKYIANRALTMFQNMMVGYHLSEYHTGYRAFSGKLLEAIPFESNSDDFVFDNQMLCQIIYAGYDIGEVTCPTRYMDDSSSISFSRSVKYGLGVLRCSSETLLHRLGWLESPFLKNISRVKRQ; via the coding sequence TTGTCTCTGCAAATAGGCTGCCGCGCAAAACATGTTAACGTCTGCAACGGTATGGAGAAATATAAACAGATGGTGAACGGTAAAAAAGTTGTCATGGTCATGCCTGCATACAATGCGGCATCCACGCTCAAGAAAACAATAGATGAACTCCCGCCTGATGTTGTTGATGATATTTTACTTGTGGATGATTGCAGTCGAGATGACACAGTGGCTCAGGCCGAACGATTGGGGCTGCGGACCGTTGTGCATGACTGCAATACCGGGTACGGCGGCAACCAGAAGACCTGCTACCGAACCGCTCTTGAAATGGGCGCGGATGTTGTGGTCATGGTTCATCCGGACTACCAGTACACTCCGCTGATTATTTCGGCCATGGTTTCCCCTATTGCCAATGGTGTGTTCGACTGCATGCTGGGTTCCCGTATTCTGGGCACCGGAGCGCTCAAGGGCGGAATGCCCCGTTATAAATATATCGCCAACCGGGCGCTTACTATGTTTCAGAACATGATGGTCGGCTATCATCTTTCCGAATACCACACCGGCTACCGGGCTTTTTCCGGAAAACTGCTGGAGGCCATACCTTTCGAATCAAACAGTGATGATTTTGTTTTTGATAACCAGATGCTCTGTCAGATAATCTATGCCGGATACGACATCGGGGAAGTGACCTGCCCGACCCGCTACATGGATGATTCTTCTTCAATCAGTTTCAGCCGTTCCGTGAAGTACGGACTCGGAGTGCTCCGTTGTTCTTCCGAGACCCTGCTGCACCGTCTTGGCTGGCTGGAAAGTCCTTTCCTGAAAAATATCAGTCGAGTAAAAAGACAGTAG
- a CDS encoding radical SAM protein — MSQTTFKHPEPKHVKKRIWPVFMPFLGCPSRCVYCSQERQTGTGLRSLNDIYQDIEREIPEFFKTGERDPMELAFFGGTFTALPFEWQMRFIGLAERFKREGFITAVRFSTRPDCIDANRLEKLKEAGLDIVELGIQSFSALTLRRSARNYTPETAIAACRTVKTAGLSLVIQLLPGLPGSQEGEFQRDVAQTVKLGPDAVRLYPCLTVAGTVLERLYRAGKYRPWTLEQTEIELAHGLMQLWPAGIHVIRIGVAHEEGLAESIVAGPFHPALGQAARSRALYLFLGSKLAQYKSGPARLSVPARYSGEFWGHKGNLRELYAGLGLSPENVVFKNTDEFILEF, encoded by the coding sequence ATGAGCCAGACAACCTTCAAACACCCTGAGCCGAAGCATGTAAAAAAGCGTATCTGGCCGGTATTCATGCCTTTTTTAGGATGTCCGTCCCGGTGTGTCTATTGTTCACAGGAGAGGCAGACCGGTACCGGTCTGCGCTCTTTAAACGATATATATCAAGATATTGAAAGAGAAATTCCAGAGTTTTTCAAGACCGGTGAACGCGACCCCATGGAGCTGGCTTTTTTTGGAGGAACTTTTACCGCACTGCCTTTTGAATGGCAGATGAGATTCATCGGACTGGCCGAGAGATTCAAGCGGGAAGGGTTTATCACTGCGGTGCGTTTTTCAACCCGGCCGGACTGCATTGATGCGAACCGGCTTGAGAAGCTCAAGGAAGCCGGGCTGGACATTGTCGAACTGGGCATCCAGAGCTTTTCCGCGCTGACCCTTAGGCGCTCGGCCAGAAATTATACCCCCGAAACTGCTATAGCCGCCTGCCGTACTGTTAAAACTGCGGGGCTGTCTCTGGTCATCCAACTGCTTCCGGGGCTTCCGGGATCGCAGGAAGGGGAGTTCCAGAGGGATGTGGCGCAAACAGTGAAACTCGGTCCGGACGCGGTAAGGCTTTATCCCTGTCTGACCGTTGCCGGGACTGTTTTGGAGCGTCTCTACAGGGCGGGGAAATACCGTCCATGGACCCTGGAGCAGACGGAGATTGAACTTGCGCATGGACTTATGCAGCTCTGGCCGGCCGGAATTCATGTTATCCGCATCGGCGTTGCGCATGAAGAGGGGCTTGCTGAAAGCATTGTGGCCGGTCCGTTCCATCCCGCCCTTGGACAGGCGGCCCGTTCAAGGGCCTTGTATCTTTTTCTCGGCTCAAAGCTCGCGCAATACAAATCCGGCCCTGCCCGTCTCAGCGTTCCGGCCAGGTATTCCGGAGAATTCTGGGGTCATAAGGGAAATCTCAGGGAATTGTATGCCGGTCTGGGATTATCCCCGGAGAACGTGGTCTTCAAAAATACTGATGAGTTTATTTTGGAATTTTAA
- a CDS encoding insulinase family protein, protein MSKTHGFKEISREYVAELNGEAVIYEHEKTGGRVLSVINNDENKTFGISFRTPPANSTGLPHILEHSVLCGSEKYPVKEPFVELLKCSLQTFLNAMTYPDKTVYPVASPNEQDFRNLVGVYLDAVFFPNLTPNTLMQEGWHYVPEKDGSLSYKGVVFNEMKGAYSSPDSLLYEHSQHSLFPDTTYGLDSGGDPEVIPELTFEEFIEFHGKYYHPSNAYAFFYGDDDPEHRLVMLEEYFSRYDRIDPHSEISMQTPFKEPVSVVKKYAASDDDAQKAMFTMNFGISRGREAMADLELSVLEEILIGLPSSPLRKALNDSGLGEDLAGAGLENELRQLYFSTGLKGIKAEDGPKVEEIIFATLRDIVKNGVEKDDIEAALNTIEFQLRENNTGSYPRGLSVMITAMTSWLYDGHPLEYVRYEQPLAELKARLENGENVFEPLISEIFLNNSYRSSVLMIPDSEVGPKREADEKARLDKARSAMDESEYQSVLKKAAELQAEQEAEDSPEALATIPRLTIADIEKEGREIVCDQKGDTLFHDLDTNGIMYLDLAFDFSGLEDRLVPYLPIFGRALLQTGTRSTDFVTMTRRMAAKTGGIHHAAIVTPIHMTDDTCSRFVLRAKATTERTDDLLEILSELLREASLDNRDRIRQIVLESKARKEQSLVPSGHIMAATRMKARFNEAGLINELMNGISGLEFLRKLAERVENDFDSVAADLEAVRTAIISKSTLLSNITMDGKSFKDVEADIASMVGQLPAGNSTKAQRTMLKFPAAEGLCIPAQVNYVAKGAKVSEYGYEYTGAAHVVSRYLRTGYLWDKVRVQGGAYGSFSMLDRTSGSLSFVSYRDPNLTRTLDTYDAVADYLSDLKLNSDELEKAVLGGIGEIDNYMLPDAKGYTSMVRHLCREDAAFRQSIREQVLGCSAQDFRNFAKAAKAVAEHGDVVVLGGKKAMQDSGLALELKDVL, encoded by the coding sequence ATGAGCAAAACGCATGGCTTTAAAGAAATATCACGCGAATACGTAGCCGAACTGAACGGCGAGGCCGTTATATATGAACATGAGAAGACCGGCGGAAGAGTTCTGTCGGTAATCAACAATGACGAGAACAAAACGTTCGGAATAAGCTTCCGCACCCCGCCTGCCAACAGCACCGGCCTGCCGCATATTCTTGAACATTCCGTACTTTGCGGATCGGAAAAATACCCGGTCAAGGAACCGTTCGTCGAGCTGCTCAAGTGCTCGCTGCAGACATTCCTGAACGCCATGACCTATCCGGACAAGACCGTATATCCGGTCGCAAGTCCCAATGAACAGGATTTCCGAAACCTTGTGGGGGTATATCTGGACGCGGTCTTCTTCCCGAACCTGACACCCAACACCCTCATGCAGGAAGGCTGGCACTACGTTCCTGAAAAAGACGGTTCCTTAAGCTACAAGGGAGTTGTTTTCAATGAAATGAAAGGGGCGTACTCCTCACCGGACAGTCTGCTCTATGAACACTCGCAGCATTCCCTGTTTCCGGACACCACCTACGGACTTGATTCCGGCGGCGATCCGGAAGTCATCCCGGAACTGACCTTTGAGGAATTTATCGAATTTCACGGCAAATACTATCATCCTTCCAACGCATACGCCTTTTTCTACGGTGACGACGACCCGGAACACCGTCTGGTGATGCTGGAAGAATACTTTTCCCGCTATGATCGGATTGATCCCCATTCCGAAATCAGCATGCAGACTCCTTTCAAGGAACCGGTCTCGGTTGTAAAAAAATACGCCGCTTCCGACGATGATGCCCAGAAAGCCATGTTCACCATGAACTTCGGTATTTCACGCGGACGCGAGGCAATGGCTGATCTTGAATTGAGCGTGCTGGAGGAAATCCTCATCGGTCTCCCCTCCTCGCCTCTGCGCAAGGCCCTCAATGATTCCGGTCTTGGCGAAGATCTCGCCGGGGCGGGGCTTGAAAACGAACTGCGGCAGCTTTATTTTTCTACCGGTCTCAAAGGCATCAAGGCCGAAGACGGACCGAAGGTCGAAGAAATAATCTTCGCAACGCTCCGGGACATTGTGAAAAACGGAGTTGAAAAGGACGACATAGAAGCGGCGCTCAACACCATTGAATTTCAGTTGCGCGAAAACAATACCGGCTCCTACCCCCGCGGACTGTCGGTCATGATCACCGCCATGACTTCCTGGCTCTACGATGGACACCCGCTTGAATACGTCCGCTACGAACAGCCGCTGGCGGAACTGAAAGCACGTCTGGAAAATGGCGAAAACGTTTTCGAGCCGCTGATCAGCGAGATTTTTCTCAACAACAGCTATCGTTCCAGCGTTCTCATGATACCGGACAGCGAAGTCGGCCCGAAACGGGAAGCCGATGAAAAAGCAAGGCTGGACAAGGCTCGCTCAGCCATGGATGAAAGCGAATACCAGTCCGTGCTCAAGAAGGCCGCGGAACTGCAGGCGGAACAGGAAGCCGAGGACTCTCCCGAAGCTCTGGCGACAATCCCCAGACTCACCATTGCCGATATTGAAAAGGAAGGCCGGGAAATCGTCTGCGACCAAAAGGGCGACACCCTCTTTCACGATCTGGACACCAACGGGATCATGTACCTCGATCTGGCCTTTGATTTTTCCGGACTGGAAGACAGGCTTGTCCCTTACCTCCCGATTTTCGGTCGGGCTCTGCTCCAGACTGGAACCAGATCCACCGATTTTGTAACCATGACCAGACGCATGGCCGCCAAGACCGGGGGCATACATCACGCCGCCATCGTGACCCCCATTCACATGACCGATGATACCTGCTCCCGCTTTGTACTGCGGGCAAAGGCCACGACAGAGCGGACTGATGATCTGCTGGAAATCCTCTCGGAACTGCTGCGCGAAGCATCCCTTGATAACCGGGACCGCATCCGCCAGATAGTGCTTGAATCCAAGGCCCGTAAGGAACAATCCCTTGTGCCCTCCGGACACATCATGGCCGCGACCCGCATGAAAGCCCGTTTCAATGAAGCAGGCCTGATCAACGAGCTTATGAACGGCATCTCCGGGCTGGAATTTCTGCGCAAACTGGCAGAACGGGTTGAAAACGATTTCGATTCCGTGGCCGCAGACCTCGAAGCTGTACGGACCGCAATCATCAGCAAGAGCACCCTGCTGTCCAACATCACCATGGATGGGAAATCATTCAAAGATGTTGAAGCTGATATTGCCTCCATGGTCGGACAGCTTCCCGCAGGAAACAGCACCAAAGCACAACGGACTATGCTGAAATTTCCCGCAGCGGAAGGACTGTGCATTCCCGCTCAGGTCAACTATGTTGCCAAGGGAGCCAAAGTATCCGAGTACGGCTATGAATATACGGGAGCGGCCCATGTTGTCAGCCGCTATCTGCGCACCGGTTATCTCTGGGACAAAGTGCGTGTGCAGGGCGGAGCTTACGGCTCCTTCTCCATGCTCGACCGCACTTCCGGCAGCCTGAGCTTTGTCTCATACCGCGACCCGAACCTGACCCGCACCCTCGACACCTATGATGCCGTGGCCGACTATCTGTCCGACCTCAAGCTGAACAGCGATGAGCTGGAAAAAGCAGTGCTCGGCGGCATAGGCGAAATAGACAACTACATGCTGCCGGATGCCAAGGGCTATACCTCCATGGTCCGCCATCTCTGCCGCGAAGACGCAGCCTTCAGGCAGTCCATACGCGAACAGGTGCTGGGATGCAGTGCGCAGGATTTCCGTAATTTTGCCAAAGCCGCCAAAGCCGTGGCCGAACACGGAGATGTAGTTGTGCTCGGAGGCAAAAAAGCCATGCAGGATTCAGGGCTCGCCCTTGAACTGAAGGATGTGCTCTAG